The sequence TACAAGGGCGTCTCGATGACCCCGACCGAGGCCTACGCGGCCGCCACCACGGTGAAGGATTCGGACGATTAGGGTGGCGTCCTCGTCACCGGACCGACCGAAGGACGCACCATCGACGCCGCACCCCGCCCGCATCGCCTGAACCTCCGCACCGGGTGGGGTGATCGGTGATGTTCTTCCCGCCCGACCTGGGGCCGGAGGCCCTCGTGCTCCTGCTGCTGGCCGCCTTCGCGGCCGGCTGGGTCGACGCCGTGGTCGGCGGTGGCGGCCTGCTCCAGCTGCCGGCCCTGCTCCTGGTGCCGGGCCTGAGCCCGGTGCAGGTGCTGGCCACCAACAAGCTGGGCTCGATCTTCGGCACCGCGACCAGCTCGATCACCTACTACCGCAGGGCGAAACCGGATCTGCGCACCGCCCTGCCGATGGCCGCGGTGGCCCTGGTGGGCAGCTTCGCCGGGGCCTCGATCGCGTCGGCGCTGCCGGTCGCGGTGTTCAAGCCGGTGATCGTGGTGGCGCTGCTGGTGGTGGCCGGCCTGACCCTGGCGAAACCCGCGCTGGGGCAGAGCACGGCACTGCGCTACGCCGGGCGCGCGCACTACCGGGCGGCCGT comes from Kineosporia corallincola and encodes:
- a CDS encoding sulfite exporter TauE/SafE family protein, which encodes MFFPPDLGPEALVLLLLAAFAAGWVDAVVGGGGLLQLPALLLVPGLSPVQVLATNKLGSIFGTATSSITYYRRAKPDLRTALPMAAVALVGSFAGASIASALPVAVFKPVIVVALLVVAGLTLAKPALGQSTALRYAGRAHYRAAVAIGLAVGVYDGVLGPGTGTFLVMAMVGIVGYDFLQASAKAKIVNFATNLGALLFFVPTGSVVWGLGVLLGVANLSGGYLGARMAVSSGTRFIRTVFLVVVLALIVKVSHDVWVENWG